The DNA window CTGATCCTAGCTTATTGAATACAAAATCCTGATAATGTTTCATATCCCGCACCTGAACTTTGAGTAAAAAATCAAAATCTCCGGAAATATTATAGCATTCGGCTACTTCTTCAATGAGGAGGATATCTTTTACAAATTGATTGCCTATCGCCCGGTCGTGGATTTTCAGTTTAATCTGACAAAACACAGTAAAGCCACGATTCAATTTCTCAGCTTCCAATACCGCTGCATAATGTTTGATATAGCCTTCCTGCTCCAACCTTTTAACCCGTTCAAAAACAGGAGATGGTGAGAGGTTGATTTCTTTGGCAAGCTCCTTTATCGTCAATTTAGCATTCTTTTGCAGGATTCTTAGCAGTTGAAGATCCTTTTCATCAAGTCTTTCCACAGGATATTATTCTTTTTAGCGTTGATTTTTTCAAAAATAAAGAATATTTATCTTTTAAAATAATTAAAAACAAAATTTTATCCTTAAGTTTTGAAATTACACCAATTAAACCACTCAATTATATATCTTTACACCCTATTTTGTTCTTTAAAATACTTCATCAAACGGAAGAGGTTTTACATAACGTAGATTAATAGGGAATCGTGTGAGAATCACGAGCTGTCGCGCAACTGTAAGTAACAACCAAAGGTTTTTATCCGTGTATATCCACTGCCAGAGCGGGAAGGATGATAAAAACCGTTACAAGCCAGGAGACCTGCCTGTTCTGAATTGACAATGCTTTCGCGATTTGAAGCTTTGGGTCATACAGATGATACTTTTTGAACGTGTCCCGACGTTAACGGAAAAACTACGTCCTTATTGTATCTCTCTGATTTCCTTTCTTCTTTCTCCAAAAGTATTGTGAAGCATCCAAAGAGCTTTTAAAATCATAAGTTTAATTTAAAAGTGTAAAAGAAATGCAAACACACCTTCTTGGCTATCCGCGAATTGGTAGCAACAGAGAACTAAAAAAAGCCTGTGAACAATATTGGGCAGGCAAAACATCAATTGATCAGCTTCTGGAAACCGGAAATGCAATCAGCCATCAAAACTGGAAACTTCAGCACGATGCAGGAATAGACCTTATCCCTTGTAATGATTTTTCCTATTATGATCAGGTATTGGATATGACTTTAACAATAGGAGCTATTCCCGAGCGTTATCAGGAAATAGCTTCTGATGAGTCCCGGTCTGAGCTTGACCTTTATTTTGCAATGGCGAGAGGATATCAGAAAAACGGATTAGATATTACAGCGATGGAAATGACCAAATGGTTTGATACCAACTACCATTACATCGTTCCTGAGTTTCAAAAAAATCAGTCATTTAAATTATTTTCAAACAAAATCATCAATGAATTCATTAGTGCCAAACAGGCAGGAATTAATGCAAAACCGGTTATCATTGGTTTGATTACTTATCTTCTTTTAGGAAAAGAAAAAGAGGAGAATTTTGATAAACTGGACCTGGTTTCAAACCTGCTGCCTGTTTATATTCAAATCCTGACAGAGCTTGAAAATCAAGGGGCAGAATATATCCAGTTTGATGAACCATTCCTTGCGTTAGATCTTGATAATAAAGCAAAAGAAGCCTATGAATTGGTTTACAACGAGATCAGAAAACAATTTCCAAATCTTAAAATTATTGTAGCGACTTATTTCGAAGGATTAAAAGACAACACCTCTCTTGCAGTACATCTTCCTGTTGATGTATTACATATTGATCTTGTACGAAACCCGGAACAGCTTGAAGAAATTCTACCATTGCTTCCCAGATCATTAAGTCTTTCTCTGGGCATTGTAGATGGAAGAAACATCTGGAAAAATGATTTTGAAAAATCGTTGCAGTTGGTTAAAAAGGTAATCCATGAAATTGGAACAGAAAGGATATTGATTGCTCCTTCATGTTCATTGCTTCACTCTCCTTTTGATCTTGATTCTGAAAAAGATGAGGCTATTTTATCTCCTGAAATTAAAGAATGGTTAGCTTTTGCCAAACAGAAAGTTCATGAAGTTGTTGCTTTAAAAAAATTGGCAAACAATCCTGATTATCATGCTTTACAACTGTTGGCAGAAAATAAAAAGGCCATAGAAACCCGTAAAGTTTCAACTTTAATTCACAATCAGGAAGTAAAAAACCGTATTGCTATAATCACTGAGGATGATGCGCAAAGGAGAAATCCATTTAATGTAAGAAAAGAAATTCAGCAGAAAGAATTGCAACTTCCTTTATTCCCGACCACAACGATCGGTTCATTTCCTCAAACCAAGGAAGTGAGAAGTTGGAGAGCCCAATTCAAAAAAGGAGAACTTACTGCAGAACAATATGATACTTTATTGAAACAGGAAACGGAAAGGACCATCCACTGGCAGGAAGAGATCGGAATTGATGTACTGGTTCATGGAGAATTTGAACGTAATGATATGGTTGAATATTTTGGCGAACAGCTTTCCGGATTTGCCTTTACCCAAAACGGATGGGTTCAGAGCTATGGAAGCCGTTGTGTAAAACCACCTGTCATTTACGGTGATGTACACCGCCCCCATCCTATGACGGTGTATTGGTCAGAATATGCTCAATCGGTGACAAAAAAATGGGTAAAAGGAATGTTAACCGGCCCTGTAACTATTCTTCAATGGTCTTTTGTACGGGATGATCAGCCTCGCTCATCAACGTGTAAACAAATTGCTCTCGCCATTCGTGATGAGGTGAATGACCTTGAAAAAGCAGGGATCAGAATCATCCAGATCGATGAACCCGCGATCAGAGAAGGTCTTCCGTTAAGAAAATCAGAATGGCAAACTTATCTGAAATGGGCCGTGGAAGCTTTTAGAATTTCGGCTAGTGGTGTTGAGGATGCCACTCAAATCCATACCCATATGTGTTATTCTGAATTCAACGATATTATCCAGAATATTGCAGATATGGATGCCGATGTCATTACCATAGAATGTTCCAGAAGCCAGATGGAGCTGTTAAATGCTTTCGCTGATTTTAAATATCCGAATGAAATTGGCCCCGGTGTATATGACATTCATTCTCCCAGAGTTCCTTCAAAAGAAGAAATGGTAGCACTACTGAGAAAAGCACAGGCGGTTATTCCCGCACAACAACTTTGGGTAAACCCCGATTGTGGACTAAAAACACGCCACTGGGATGAAACAGAGAAGGCTTTAAAAGCTATGGTAGAAGCCTCGCGAGAAGCCAGTCTTGAATATGCAGTTCAGGAAAAATAAAAAAAAATTTGATTGTCATAAAATCAGGGGATTAATCTCCTGATTTTTTTATTATCACAATTTATATTCCGGGAGGTTGTGTAAGAATTCATCCGCTTAAAGTTTATTAAAGAACTGATAAATATCTATTTCGCTCGAAATGTTAAGGCGTCGTCGAAGCCTGCGCTTTCTTTGTTGGACAGATGTATGCAATATAAAAGTATAGCTGGCAATCTCTTTGGATGAAAAATTTAATTTTAGCATGGCACAAAATACAAGTTCTGAGCTTTCAAGATGAGGATTTATATCCATCAATTTGGTTATAAAGCCGGGATAAACCTCTTTAAACCTGGACAGAAATGAAGAATCATTCTTTTTTGCCAAATCCAAAATTTCTTCATAGCGTTTATCTAAAATTTGTCCCTGCAACTCAGTGGCTTTATTATGCAGTATCTCTCTTCTTATCTGTAAAGTCTTTACTTGTCTGTATGAATATATGATGATGATCAAACAAAGAATCCCTAAAGAAATAATGGTGTACTGCATCCGTCCATGTTGTTTCTCATCATCCTTTTTAATCTCCGCGATAAATTTTTCCATGACTGGTTTAAGGATTGATTTCTGGCTATATTCTATTTTTTCTTTTTCATGACTGTATAGATCTTCATAATAATGTGCTTTTTGTTTGTTTCCGATTTCTTTATAAAGCCTGGTCATCCAGCTATACAATTCTGAAAAATAAAAAGAACCATATACCTTGTTAATAGCATTAAGCGCCTGTAAAGATGCTAAATAATCAACCTCTGATTCTTTGTATTGATGTTGATTGAAATAATATTTTCCTTTGATGAGATTAATATGATAATTAAGATAGTCCGGCTGATCAGCGATTTTATGAAGATCTACAGCATGTTGTGCTTTTTGCAAATAGGTAAAAGCAGAGTCAAGCTTACCTGATGTACGATAAAATTCTGCCATATCACAGAGAATCTCTGCCCGATCATCGGTAAGCTCTAGAGCTTTATGAAAATAAGTTGTACAAGAATCTCTTTGGGAACTGAAATATAAATATGCCCCTCTATCTTTATAAAACAATGATAAATAGTACTTTTTTTGTTCTACATCTCCAAGCTGGCTAACGGTTTTAATAGCTTTGGCATTATAATAAAGAGAGTTATCATGCATATTAAGATACCTGCTCAATCTGGCATAAGATTCATGCAAAATGGCTTCAGTCCTAATATCGGGAAAGGTTTCGAGAATCTTTTCTGTTTTTTTTAATAGAAAAACTGCATACTTTGTGTTTCCGGACGAAATACTTAATTCTGCAAGATTAGTGTAGCATAGCATCTTATCCCGTTCATATCCATTTTGCTCTGAAATTTTTAAATATTCTCTCTGCAAATTAACATACTCCGTATATTTCCCTGATTTTAATAGCTTATGACTTTCCTTTATTAATGACCAGCTCAATGTTTTATCCAGACCTTCTTTTTGAGAAGAATGGCAAGACAAAATTATACTAATAAGTAAGAGAAGCATACTGTATTTATTGATACTACTTTTCATTTCCCATCAAATGTTTTTTGTGTTCTTTTGATTACTAATTTCCTTTCTCTTTGATACGTTGCTCATACTCTTAATTATGAGTTTTTATGAGATAATTTCTATTTTAATATTACAAAATATATCAAAACAATAATCAAAATCTGAGAATAGCCTACTAATATTATAATTTCAGTAAAAAAATAATTCACTATTTAGATACTTACTAAAAAAATAAAAGATTTTAAATCGAAATTAGTTTTTTATACTTCTGTTCGATCTTTAAAAATTTTAAAAAGAGGCCAATTTTGCTCATACTTTTTTTTATTATGACGTTAAGTAAAAAATTTCAATACACACTCAGAGACTATTTCATCCAGATTTACTTGTAATCAGATTTGTTTTAATACCATAAAAATTTACCGTAGCTTTAACCTTATCAATAAACAGACTCATATGAAATCTATTCTTCTTGGTATTAGTTTTTGTGTAAGCTTTTCTCTGCTATCAGCTCAAACTGATGGGGCGATGAAACAAACTAGACAAGATTCTTTTCTATCACAAAATGACAGAAATCTGGAACAATGGCTGAAAGAAAATAAAATTCCTACTCTTGGACTTGGTATTATTAAAAACGGAAAAGTGGAGAAAGCTAAAGTGTACGGCGATTATCAGAACGGAAAATTTTCCCCGGATAATATGCGATTTAATGTAGCCTCATTAACCAAACCGGTTACCGCCATGATTGCTTTGAAACTGGCAAGCGAAGGAAAATGGGATATAGATGAACCTCTTTACAAATATTGGACAGATCCGGACATAGCCAATGATCCCCGAAACAAAATGCTAACTACGAGACTTATTGTAAGCCATCAGACAGGCTTTCCAAACTGGCGTGCATTAAACCCAAATGGGAAACTGGGTTTTCAGTTTGATCCCGGGACGAAATATCAATATTCAGGAGAAGGTTTTGAATATTTACGAAAGGCTTTAGAAAATAAATTCCATAAACCTCTTAGTCAACTTGGACAGGAATTGATCTTTAAACCTTTACGAATGAAAGATACCTCTTATATCTGGGATGAAACGACGGATGCCTCCCGTATTGCAATTGGATATGATAAAGATGGAAAAGCTTATGAACCTGTTAAAAGAGGAACAGCCAATGGTGCCGATGATTTGATGACAACTGTTTCGGATTATAGCCACTTTCTAATTAGTGTCATGAATGGTGAGGGACTTTCTAAAAAGATTTTTTCGGAGATGCAAACCGGTCAGATAGCTACAGAAAAGGGAAAACATTTCGGACTTGGGTTTGAATTGTATGATCTTGGGAATGACACCACCGCCTTGTCTCATGGTGGATCAGATGAAGGAGTACGAACTTTATTCGTGATTATTCCCAAAACTAAAGAAGGTATTGTCATTTTTACCAATAGCGACGAAGGAACTAAAGTCTATAAAAAGCTTCTCACTGATTTTATGGGAAATTACGGAAAGAAAATTGTTGAAATTGAAATGAAATAAGAAAATGCACCAGGGAAACTGATTATCCAATACACTTTTCATTAATAAAAATAAAATAACCAGAAATTGTCTTTAAGGGAGCTAAGAGTAAGATAGACAGTCTTAAAAGCGGTAAAATAATTCTAACAGTACTTATCATTTCACATTAAAACAAATTAATAATGAATAAGTTATGATTTTTTAAATTTAATTCCTTAATTTTGCACCCCGAAAATAAGGATAGATCATATGAAAAAACTTGGCGAACACAGAACACTTCTTGGAGTTGATAAAAATGTAACTTTAAAAGAATTAAAGACCATTTACAGGAATACGATGAAAGATACGCATCCTGATAAGTTTATCAATGACGAAGCCGGAAAACTTGAAGCAGAAGAAAAAAGTAAATCTGTGATTGAAGCCTATCATTTCCTGGTAAGCATTAATGCAGAAACTCAGGAGAAATATAAGGAAGAATATACTGAAACGATTACCAAATCCAATATTCAGGATTTTTATCTTGAAAAAGCAATATTGACGGTTCAGCATTTGAACGGAGAAATGTATGAATATATTGGTGTTCCAAGAAATACTTATATCAAAATGGTGAATGCGGATTCTCCAAGCCGTTTTGCAAGAAGACATATCTATGGAAATTTTATCTACAGAAAGTCCGGTGAGGCAATGGCAGATTAATTTTTCACATAAAAAATAAATGAAGACTTTCGGTGTATTCCGGAAGTCTTTTTTTATTGTGAAAATGGAAAAATAGTATGTTTGGCTAAAGCCGAGATTCATACTATAAAATTAAACGGGCTAAAGCCTAGTGGTGTTCGGAAGATTTTTTCTTCCGATTTTCATTTTTGGTTACTTAAGTTTTATCTTTGATAAGTATACTTATTAATATGTCCATTTTCAACGAACACAAAATTTCAGTTTCCCAGTTGTTAAGCTTTATTCCTGAAGCCCTTTTATCCCATCTTTCAGCCAATACTAAAGTAGATCATTATTCTAAAGTTCTTCAAGGCAGAAAGATGTTTTATCTTCTATTATTTGCCATTACCAGCAGTGAAAAATTAAGCCAGCGAACACTGGAAGACACATTTAAAGATCCTGTATTTAAGGCTTTATTCAATCTTGATGAAACTGAAACTGTCAGACGCAGTTCTATTTCTGAGAGGCTTTCGAAAATCGATTCAGGATACTTTAAAGAAATCTACGATTGTATTTATAATATGTTCTGTGATTCCTATAACCCGGCAGAAAGAGAAAAATATGATTTAATAAGAACAGATAGCACTGTTATTGGTGAAGCCGCTGGAAAATTAAAAGAAGGCATTGCTCAAAACGGAGGTAAGAAATTTATTAAGTACAGTGTCTTATTTGATGGACTACTTCCTTGTGGAGTTGAAATTTACAATACTCCCAAATACTGTGCAGAAGATAATGCTCTTTCTGAAGCTGTATTGCAACATGTGAAAAGAGAAAAAGAACATGCCAATATTTATATTATAGATAAAGGATTGGGTTCTGCCCAAAGAATGAAAGAATTTGATGATAAAGGGGTGTTTTTTGTTATAAGATCTAAAGAAAATAGAAAACATGAAGAAATAAAGTCTTTTATTGAAAAAGATCAGAATATCGACTTAGGAGAAATTGTACTGATAAAAGACAGTTTAGTAAAGCTATATTCGTCAAAACCTGTCCCAACTCAAAAAGGGAAAACTTATAATAAAGAGGAACAAATTGAAACACATTTCAGATTGGTTGTAGTAAGCAGCAAACAGCAACCTGAAAAAGAATTTTGGTTTCTGACCAATGACTTTCAAATCTCTGCAAAAGATATTGCGAATTATTATCGAAAAAGATGGGATATTGAAGTTTTTTTTAGATTTCTAAAACAGGAACTTCATGCAAGTCATCTTCTTTCACTCAATAAAAATGGTATAGAAGTAATGATTTACATGACTCTTATTACAGCTATGCTTATACTGATCTATAAAAAAGCAAATAATATAGGATATAAAACAGCCAAAAGAAGATTTGCTATGGAGATAAGAAACCTTGCCATATCCATATTAATAATAGGGGCAGGTGGAAATCCTGATAAAGTCTTTAAAACTTAAAATAAAATGGTCGGACATTCTTCCGACCACCACTAGGCTTTAGCCCGCTCCTATTGATATAGCATCATGGTATAGAACATTTTAGGAAAAGACATCAATAGAAATGGGCTTTAGCCCATTTACATGTCAAAAGATCCATTTGGCTTTAGCCAAAACTTAGATTCATAACCACAATTACTATTTCATCCAGAAACAAAAAGCGCCTCAGAAATTCTGAAGCGCTTTCGGTTAATTAATTATAGGTTTAATTTATTTGTCTAAATGTTTAGGCGTAAATCCGTCTTCATTCAGTTCTCTGTGTACGTATTCTGCTTTCATTTCAGCTTCATAGTCTACTTTGGTATCTTTCCCCATTCTTCGTAGAATAGAATCAAATAATGAGTACACTACCGGTACGATAATCAAGGTAAGGAATAGAGACGATGTCAAACCACCGATTACTACCCATGCAAGACCTTTGTTCATCTCTGCTCCTGCTCCGGTTGCCAATGCAATCGGTAACATCCCGAAGATCATCGCGATTGTTGTCATCAGGATCGGACGAAGACGGGCGTGGTTAGCCTGAATTAACGCATCATGGGTGGTTGCTCCCGCTGCTTTTCTTGCATTCGTAAAGTCAACGATCATAATCGCGTTCTTCGCCACAAGACCAATCAACATGATCATTCCCAGCATCGTGAAGATGTTTAATGAATTAGCAGTCAAAGCAAGGATAACCATTACTCCGATCATTGCTAACGGAATAGAGAACAATACGACGAAAGGATACACAAAACTGTCATATAATGACACCATTACCAGATATACCAATACGATAGCTGCTAATAATGCAATCCCTAAGGTACCGAAACCTTCCTGCTGGTTTTCCATATCACCACTCCAGATATAATCTACCCCGATAGGTTTTTTACCATTCATAAATTTGGCTGCCCACTCGTTGGCAACGTCTCCAACAGGTCTACCTACCGCTTTAGCTCTTACTTTTACTGAAGGAGATTTATCTCTACGTTCAAGCAAACTCGGCCCTGAACCCATTTTCACATCAGCAAACTGGCTCAGACGAACCTGCTGCCCTTGTGGGTTTGTAAACATTAGATTTTTAACATCATCAATAGATTGTCTGTTGACGTCTCCAAAGCGAATGTTAATGTCATATTCATATTCTCCGGCTTTGAATTTCCCATCAGTGTTTCCGTTAAATGCGGTTTGCATAGTCTGTCCTACACTTGAAACATTCAGGCCTAAAGAAGCCATTTTATCTCTATCAAGAGTTACCTGTACTTCAGGGTTACCTGAGTCTGTAGATAATTCTGCATCTACTGCTCCGGGAACTTTTTTCAATAATTCCAGGATTCTTGTCGCTTCTTTTACAGCCGTTGCATTATCCGGAGCGGTTACTACCATTTCAATCGGAGCATTTTCCGCCCCCATGATACCGATCGGAGCTGTTTTAAATTCAACACCTGTGAATTTCTCTTCTAATGCTCTTTTTACTTTTGCAGCTTTGATGTTTGTACTTTCCGAACGTTCAGATTTATCTGTTAAATTTACCTGAACCTCTGATTGGTACGTTGTCGCCTGAGCTCCACCAAAACCTGTTGATTGCTGACCAACTGTTGTAATTAAGTCTACAACGTCTTTATCATTTCTCAAATACTTCTCTACATCCAGCGTCAATTGGTTGGTCTTTTCAATGGTAGCATCTTTCGAAAGCTCCATTTGTACCAGGAACTGACCACGGTCAATCGGTGGGAAGAACTCTCCTCCAATGAACCCGAATATTACCAGTGAGAATGAACTGATCAAAACAATGAACGTAATTACTACTGTTGAAATTCTTCTTAATGTTGTTTTCAAACACCATTCAAGAATGCCAGTAATCCAGTGAGTAAATTTGTCAATAAGACTTTCAAACCAAAGGATAAATTTCTCGAACCAGTTTTTACCTGTCAGGTGCTCCAGTTTACCAAATCTTGAAGATAACCAAGGAATAATAGTAAATGAGGCCAACAATGATAATAAGGTTGCAATAACCACCGTGACGCAGAACTGAGCCAAAATATTAGCAACAAGACCCGAACTCATCGCAATCGGTAAGAATACCACTACAATTACCAAGGTAATCGCCGCTACTGTAAATCCGATTTCCGAAGCTCCGTCATAGGCTGCCCTGATCTTACTTTTACCCATTTCCATGTGACGGTAAATGTTTTCAAGTACCACAATCGCATCATCCACCAGAATACCTACCACAAGCGAAAGTCCCAGTAAACTCATTAAGTTCAATGTATATCCCATCAAATTCATTCCGATGAACGCTGCTACCAATGAAGCAGGGATGGAAACCATTACAATAAATGCATTTCTGATACTGTGAAGGAACAATAGCATTACAATTGCTACAAGAATAATCGCCAGGAATAAGTCGAAAATAACGTGGTTAGCTGATTCCAGGGTAAAATCTGTAGTATCATTTACTACTTTTACTTTTATTCCCTGAATTTTATATGCTTCTTCTACTGTTTTAATTGTTTTCTGAACACTTTCAGATACAGCCACCGCGTTGGCGTCAGACTGCTTTTTAACCTGCATTAAAATCGTTGGAAACTGATTGAATCTTGCTACTTTTTCAACATCTTTCTGAGAGTCAAAAACCGTTGCAACATCAGATAAACGCACCTGAGCTCCATTTTTATTGGAAACAACAAGGCTGTTCATTTCTGCAATCGACTTATATTTTCCGGATAATCTGATCGTAGATTTTGTAGTTCTGGTTTTCAAACTTCCTGTAGGGAAATCTAAGTTTGAGGCCAAAATCGCCTGCTGCACATCACCAATTGAAAGGCCATACCCCTGTAATTTTTTCTCATCAAGATTCACCTGAATTTCTCTTTCCTGACCTCCTACAAGATCAACCTGTGCAACCCCATTCACACGGGAGAAAATCGGTTCGATCTTTTTATCTAATAGGTCATAAAGGTCTTTACTATTCAGTTTATCAGATGAGATACTCATCGTGATAATGGGTAAGTCATCTAAAGAGAATTTATTCAGTGATGGTGCTTTCACGTCTTTAGGGAAATCTGCCAGAATAGCATTTACCTTACGTTGTGCATCATTTAAAGCAAAATCTACATCAGCTCCGTTATTCAGCTGTACCATAATTACGGATAAGCTTTCATAGGAAGAAGATTCTACTTTCTTTACATTTTCCAAAGAACCAACGGCATCCTCAATCTTTCGGGTGACGGAAGTTTCCACCTCTGCAGGTGATGCTCCCGGATAAACCGTAGAAATAGTTACCATATTGGTTTCAAATTTCGGAATCAATTCGTATCCCATGAGCGTATAACTCAGGATACCTCCCAGCGTTAGAATTGTAAATAATACAATTACCAACGAGGGTCTTTTAATCGATATTTCTGCTAACTTCATAAACCTACTACTTTATAATGTTTACCTTAGATCCGTTATCCAGGTTGATCTGTCCACTGGTTACGATTTGCTCACCTCCATTCAATCCGCTTAAAACCTGAACTTTATCACCGTAAATTTTTCCAACAGTCACTTTAATCATTTTAGCCACTCCGTTTTCAACAACAAATAGCTGTCCTGAACTCACTCCGTTTACAAATGCTTCTGCAGGAACGGTCAACATATTCTGAGTTTCTGCACCGTGATTTGTTTTAAATGTAGCTGTGGCATACATACCGGCTTTTAGGTTTCCTCTGTTCTGAACTTCGATTTCAACCGGGAAATTCAAAGAAGCATCACTTTTAGGAGCGATAAATGTAATTCTACCAACGAAAGAATCCTCCGGTAAAACATTCACATTAATCGGAACTTCCTGACCCAGCTGAATTCTTCCGATCTGGCTTTCATCCACTAAAACAGATAGCTTTAAACTGTTAATATTAACAATTTCAAACATTGAAGTACCAACGGAAACAACAGTTCCAGGTTCAACCATTTTTTTATTAATCGTACCACTGATTCCGGCACGGATGCTTGTATCGTTTACTCTTACACCCTGAGCTTTTACTGCAACCTGCATGTTTTTCAGCTGCAGCCTTGAGTTATCCAGTTGTTGTTTTGTAACCCCTCCGGTTTTATATGCGTTTTCGTAACGTTGGTTGTCGATTATTGCATTCTGTAAGTTATTTTGAGCCTGACTCAC is part of the Chryseobacterium lactis genome and encodes:
- a CDS encoding Lrp/AsnC family transcriptional regulator; its protein translation is MERLDEKDLQLLRILQKNAKLTIKELAKEINLSPSPVFERVKRLEQEGYIKHYAAVLEAEKLNRGFTVFCQIKLKIHDRAIGNQFVKDILLIEEVAECYNISGDFDFLLKVQVRDMKHYQDFVFNKLGSVDSIGSTHSTFVMAEVKNTHGVTI
- the metE gene encoding 5-methyltetrahydropteroyltriglutamate--homocysteine S-methyltransferase, whose amino-acid sequence is MQTHLLGYPRIGSNRELKKACEQYWAGKTSIDQLLETGNAISHQNWKLQHDAGIDLIPCNDFSYYDQVLDMTLTIGAIPERYQEIASDESRSELDLYFAMARGYQKNGLDITAMEMTKWFDTNYHYIVPEFQKNQSFKLFSNKIINEFISAKQAGINAKPVIIGLITYLLLGKEKEENFDKLDLVSNLLPVYIQILTELENQGAEYIQFDEPFLALDLDNKAKEAYELVYNEIRKQFPNLKIIVATYFEGLKDNTSLAVHLPVDVLHIDLVRNPEQLEEILPLLPRSLSLSLGIVDGRNIWKNDFEKSLQLVKKVIHEIGTERILIAPSCSLLHSPFDLDSEKDEAILSPEIKEWLAFAKQKVHEVVALKKLANNPDYHALQLLAENKKAIETRKVSTLIHNQEVKNRIAIITEDDAQRRNPFNVRKEIQQKELQLPLFPTTTIGSFPQTKEVRSWRAQFKKGELTAEQYDTLLKQETERTIHWQEEIGIDVLVHGEFERNDMVEYFGEQLSGFAFTQNGWVQSYGSRCVKPPVIYGDVHRPHPMTVYWSEYAQSVTKKWVKGMLTGPVTILQWSFVRDDQPRSSTCKQIALAIRDEVNDLEKAGIRIIQIDEPAIREGLPLRKSEWQTYLKWAVEAFRISASGVEDATQIHTHMCYSEFNDIIQNIADMDADVITIECSRSQMELLNAFADFKYPNEIGPGVYDIHSPRVPSKEEMVALLRKAQAVIPAQQLWVNPDCGLKTRHWDETEKALKAMVEASREASLEYAVQEK
- a CDS encoding tetratricopeptide repeat protein; translated protein: MKSSINKYSMLLLLISIILSCHSSQKEGLDKTLSWSLIKESHKLLKSGKYTEYVNLQREYLKISEQNGYERDKMLCYTNLAELSISSGNTKYAVFLLKKTEKILETFPDIRTEAILHESYARLSRYLNMHDNSLYYNAKAIKTVSQLGDVEQKKYYLSLFYKDRGAYLYFSSQRDSCTTYFHKALELTDDRAEILCDMAEFYRTSGKLDSAFTYLQKAQHAVDLHKIADQPDYLNYHINLIKGKYYFNQHQYKESEVDYLASLQALNAINKVYGSFYFSELYSWMTRLYKEIGNKQKAHYYEDLYSHEKEKIEYSQKSILKPVMEKFIAEIKKDDEKQHGRMQYTIISLGILCLIIIIYSYRQVKTLQIRREILHNKATELQGQILDKRYEEILDLAKKNDSSFLSRFKEVYPGFITKLMDINPHLESSELVFCAMLKLNFSSKEIASYTFILHTSVQQRKRRLRRRLNISSEIDIYQFFNKL
- a CDS encoding serine hydrolase domain-containing protein, coding for MKSILLGISFCVSFSLLSAQTDGAMKQTRQDSFLSQNDRNLEQWLKENKIPTLGLGIIKNGKVEKAKVYGDYQNGKFSPDNMRFNVASLTKPVTAMIALKLASEGKWDIDEPLYKYWTDPDIANDPRNKMLTTRLIVSHQTGFPNWRALNPNGKLGFQFDPGTKYQYSGEGFEYLRKALENKFHKPLSQLGQELIFKPLRMKDTSYIWDETTDASRIAIGYDKDGKAYEPVKRGTANGADDLMTTVSDYSHFLISVMNGEGLSKKIFSEMQTGQIATEKGKHFGLGFELYDLGNDTTALSHGGSDEGVRTLFVIIPKTKEGIVIFTNSDEGTKVYKKLLTDFMGNYGKKIVEIEMK
- a CDS encoding KTSC domain-containing protein; its protein translation is MKKLGEHRTLLGVDKNVTLKELKTIYRNTMKDTHPDKFINDEAGKLEAEEKSKSVIEAYHFLVSINAETQEKYKEEYTETITKSNIQDFYLEKAILTVQHLNGEMYEYIGVPRNTYIKMVNADSPSRFARRHIYGNFIYRKSGEAMAD
- a CDS encoding IS4 family transposase, producing the protein MSIFNEHKISVSQLLSFIPEALLSHLSANTKVDHYSKVLQGRKMFYLLLFAITSSEKLSQRTLEDTFKDPVFKALFNLDETETVRRSSISERLSKIDSGYFKEIYDCIYNMFCDSYNPAEREKYDLIRTDSTVIGEAAGKLKEGIAQNGGKKFIKYSVLFDGLLPCGVEIYNTPKYCAEDNALSEAVLQHVKREKEHANIYIIDKGLGSAQRMKEFDDKGVFFVIRSKENRKHEEIKSFIEKDQNIDLGEIVLIKDSLVKLYSSKPVPTQKGKTYNKEEQIETHFRLVVVSSKQQPEKEFWFLTNDFQISAKDIANYYRKRWDIEVFFRFLKQELHASHLLSLNKNGIEVMIYMTLITAMLILIYKKANNIGYKTAKRRFAMEIRNLAISILIIGAGGNPDKVFKT